A region of the Pseudarthrobacter phenanthrenivorans Sphe3 genome:
AGGTCACAGCACTTTGTTCCCGCTTTTCCCCAGGAGGCCCTCCCTTGAACGCTCCCATCTACCAGCAGGCCCTCGGCGCGGACTTCTCCCGGCTGCAGCCGGAACTGCAGGAGTATTTCTCCCTGGTGCCGGGTTCGGGACATTACGGAGTTGGAGAGGGGACGTTCGACGTCGCGGGCTGCCGCCAGGAATGGCTTCGTCCTTTGCTGCGGCTCACCAGCGGCGAGGAAGCGTTCTTTCCGGAATACGGCGCGAACATCCCGTTCCGCATTGAGAACCATGCCCACCAGGATCCCTTCGGCCGCTCAAGCCTGACCGCGCGGCGCGAGATCAGGTTCCCTGGCCGCATCCGGATCTTCCAGGACACCACCAGCATGACCCGCCGCAACGGCAGCCCCCAGCTCGTGGACTACGTGGGCAGGTACCGGCGGCTGGTCACCGACCTGAACCTCAGCGTGACCCCGGAGGGGCGGCTGCGGGGCGTTTCGGAAGCATCGCGGCTCTTCCTCGGCCCCCTCCGCGTTCCGCTGCCCGCCGCCCTGGACGCCAAAGCCTATGCAGAGCAGTGGTGGGATCCGGCCGAGGGCAGCAGTGGCAGGCACAGGATCCAGGTGAAGGTCATCCAGCCGCAAATCGGCCTGGTGCTGGTGTACGCCGGAGCTTTCGACTACCGGCTGCGCCCCTACACCGGCGGCAGTTCAGCCCAGAGTTTCCTGCCGCGGTACGCGCAGCCGGACCGCTGGGAAAACCGGGTGTGAGGTCATCATCCCAGCGCCCGCTGGTTGAGCCCGTCGGCCACCTGGGTGATGCGGCCCAGGACTGCGGTGGCCTCTGCCGGGGTGTGGCCGGCGAGCCCGTGGGACGGGGTAATCCGGACGGTGGCAAGCGACGCTGCGGGGAGGCCCAGCTGGCGCCACGGACGCCAGACAGCCTCAACACAGTCAGCTACCTTCGGCAGGGTTTGGTT
Encoded here:
- a CDS encoding DUF4166 domain-containing protein, encoding MNAPIYQQALGADFSRLQPELQEYFSLVPGSGHYGVGEGTFDVAGCRQEWLRPLLRLTSGEEAFFPEYGANIPFRIENHAHQDPFGRSSLTARREIRFPGRIRIFQDTTSMTRRNGSPQLVDYVGRYRRLVTDLNLSVTPEGRLRGVSEASRLFLGPLRVPLPAALDAKAYAEQWWDPAEGSSGRHRIQVKVIQPQIGLVLVYAGAFDYRLRPYTGGSSAQSFLPRYAQPDRWENRV